From the Pseudomonas sp. Teo4 genome, the window CAAGCGTCACGAGAGCCTAGCCGGATGCCTGGAAAGCCTTGGCAACCCGCGCTTGTTCGCCTTCACCACCAAGGGTTCGCACCCCTTCCACGAAGTGGCCTACCAGCCGGGCGATGCGTTCCTGTTCGGGCCTGAAAGCCGTGGTCTTCCGGCAGAGGTGCTGGATAGCCTGCCGGCCGAACAACGCCTGCGCTTGCCGATGCGACCGGGGTGCCGCAGCCTGAACCTGTCCAATACCGTGGCGGTGACGGTGTATGAGGCGTGGCGCCAGCAAGGGTTTGCTGGCAGCTGATGCAGCGCATGCAATGGCCCTATCGCCGGCAAGCCGGCTCCCACAAAGACCGCACACCACAGTTCCTGTGGGAGCCGGCTTGCCGGCGATAGGGCCGGTGCAGACAACCAGGCAATAAAAAGGCGACCTCGAAGGTCGCCTTTTTGCTACCAGGCAGAATTACTGCACAGTCGCTTCACCAGCTTCCTGCATGCGCTGCATCTCTTGCGCGTACAGAGCGTCGAAGTTGACCGGCGACAGCATCAGGGCCGGGAACGAACCACGG encodes:
- the trmL gene encoding tRNA (uridine(34)/cytosine(34)/5-carboxymethylaminomethyluridine(34)-2'-O)-methyltransferase TrmL, with amino-acid sequence MFHVILFQPEIPPNTGNIIRLCANSGCDLHLIEPISFELDDKRLRRAGLDYHEYATLKRHESLAGCLESLGNPRLFAFTTKGSHPFHEVAYQPGDAFLFGPESRGLPAEVLDSLPAEQRLRLPMRPGCRSLNLSNTVAVTVYEAWRQQGFAGS